One part of the Mytilus trossulus isolate FHL-02 chromosome 11, PNRI_Mtr1.1.1.hap1, whole genome shotgun sequence genome encodes these proteins:
- the LOC134690163 gene encoding inversin-like — MLTLEAYYNDEIMEDWNHKLIKAARDGSVEDLKLCLENGANIEFKVDGWTALMLAAREGHVEVCQLLLENRCNKDITDKYGQTALMLAAMRGHVEVCRLLLENRCNTDITDVGGWTALMLAAMLGHVDVCQLLLENRCNKDITDKDGETALHHAAERGYLQTTRCLVEQGGISPLVKTHEVTL, encoded by the exons ATGTTAACATTGGAAGCTTATTATAATGAT gaAATAATGGAAGATTGGAATCAT AAACTTATTAAAGCTGCTAGAGATGGAAGCGTAGAGGACTTAAAGCTTTGCCTAGAGAATGGAGCAAACATTGAATTTAAA gtTGATGGATGGACAGCATTAATGTTGGCTGCCAGGGAAGGACATGTGGAAGTGTGTCAACTTCTCCTGGAGAACAGATGTAACAAAGACATCACAGAT aAGTATGGACAGACAGCATTAATGTTGGCTGCCATGAGAGGACATGTGGAAGTGTGTCGACTTCTCCTGGAGAACAGATGTAACACAGATATCACAGAT gtTGGTGGATGGACAGCATTAATGTTGGCAGCCATGTTAGGACATGTGGATGTTTGTCAACTTCTCCTGGAGAACAGATGTAACAAAGATATCACAGAT aaagatgGAGAAACAGCTTTACATCATGCTGCTGAGAGGGGATATCTACAGACCACAAGATGTCTGGTAGAACAAGGAGGCATCAGTCCCTTGGTTAAAACACATGAGGTAACATTATAA